The following nucleotide sequence is from Halorussus caseinilyticus.
ACGACGTGCTGGCGCGTGCGCTCGCGGCCGACCCGACCGACCGCTACGACTCGGTGCTGGCGTTCGACGACGAGTTTCGGTGGGCCGCGATAGACCGGTAGCGAACGCGGGACCCGCGGCGATGAAGCGCGTCGGTCCGCTCAGAAGTCGCCGAGTTGCGACTGGCCGCCCGCGTCGTCGCCCGCCATCGCCGCGGCCTTGTCGAGGGCGGCGTCTAAGCTCTCCTCTTGGCTGTTGTCGTAGAGGGTCGCGGCGGGGTGGACGCAAATCAGCACGTCGCGGACCGAACCGCCGAGGTCGGCCTGTTCGACGCTCGCGGCCTCGCTCGTGACGGCCACGTCGCGGTCCAGCAGGTGTTCGCTCGGGACCTTCCCGAGGGTGACGACGACCGCGGGGTCCACCTGCTCGATTTCGGATTCGAGGTAGGGCCAGCAGTTCTCCAACTCCTCGCTCGTGGGGTCGCGGTTCTCGGGCGGGCGACATCGCACGCAGTTGGTGATGCGCACGTCCTCGCGGGCGAGACCCCTGTCGCGCAACTTGTCGTCTAAAATCGTCCCGCTTCGGCCGACGAACGGTTCGCCCTGCTGGTCCTCCTG
It contains:
- a CDS encoding uracil-DNA glycosylase, whose product is MGEMDGLDVTDCTRCPALVDSRSRIVNGTGPADADLMFVGEGPGEQEDQQGEPFVGRSGTILDDKLRDRGLAREDVRITNCVRCRPPENRDPTSEELENCWPYLESEIEQVDPAVVVTLGKVPSEHLLDRDVAVTSEAASVEQADLGGSVRDVLICVHPAATLYDNSQEESLDAALDKAAAMAGDDAGGQSQLGDF